One genomic window of Halorubrum hochsteinianum includes the following:
- a CDS encoding carbohydrate kinase family protein — MTEGPESGDAADREAPAILSIGAAAIDEWYAVSNLPEPDGGAFAREVTAAFGGVGANVAVALDRLGRNAGLVSRVGDDEYGRRAREHLAETGVDATHVAVGDDAHTRSLILSDPDGERAIVTAGESFRGLRLDDAALAAMADADAVFLTAYAPDRVSRRVLDRIAALRESAAEADGDPPALVFDLSGSVEELVDRGTEPETIHWFLHAADLFVADGVAAPAFFGSAAAAVEQIAAAQTGASDRGSGSEPRSRGERDGDPTWPRAVLTHGADGMTAIAGGDVSRFDAFEVETVDATGAGDAFTAGLIDRWIADSSPGTPGAEDGVASEDDDGAAGDADVDAGVRFAGAVAAINCTARFTQPGLPTRSEVASFLAERGYAPDGSR; from the coding sequence GTGACGGAGGGACCGGAGTCCGGCGACGCTGCGGACCGCGAAGCGCCCGCGATCCTCTCTATCGGAGCCGCGGCGATAGACGAGTGGTACGCGGTCAGCAACCTCCCGGAGCCGGACGGGGGCGCGTTCGCCCGCGAGGTCACGGCCGCGTTCGGCGGCGTGGGGGCGAACGTCGCGGTCGCGCTCGACCGCCTCGGCCGGAACGCCGGGCTCGTGAGCCGCGTCGGCGACGACGAGTACGGGCGGCGGGCGCGGGAACACCTCGCGGAGACCGGCGTCGACGCGACCCACGTCGCGGTCGGCGACGACGCCCACACCCGCTCGCTAATCTTGAGCGACCCGGACGGGGAGCGCGCCATCGTCACCGCGGGCGAGAGCTTCCGCGGCCTGCGCTTGGACGACGCCGCGCTCGCGGCGATGGCCGACGCCGACGCCGTCTTTCTCACCGCCTACGCGCCCGACCGCGTCTCGCGGCGGGTCCTCGACCGGATCGCCGCGCTCCGGGAGAGCGCCGCGGAGGCGGACGGCGACCCGCCCGCGCTCGTCTTCGACCTCTCGGGCTCGGTCGAGGAGCTGGTCGACCGGGGGACCGAGCCGGAGACGATCCACTGGTTCCTCCACGCGGCGGACCTGTTCGTCGCCGACGGGGTGGCCGCGCCCGCCTTCTTCGGATCGGCGGCGGCCGCGGTCGAGCAGATCGCGGCCGCACAGACCGGGGCGTCCGACCGCGGTTCCGGGTCGGAGCCGCGGTCGCGAGGGGAACGCGACGGGGACCCGACGTGGCCTCGGGCCGTCCTCACGCACGGCGCGGACGGGATGACGGCGATCGCCGGCGGCGACGTCTCTCGGTTCGACGCGTTCGAGGTCGAGACCGTCGACGCGACCGGGGCCGGCGACGCGTTCACCGCCGGCCTGATCGACCGCTGGATCGCCGACTCGTCACCGGGAACGCCCGGGGCCGAGGACGGGGTCGCGTCCGAGGACGACGACGGTGCCGCCGGAGACGCCGACGTCGACGCCGGCGTCCGGTTCGCGGGCGCGGTCGCCGCGATCAACTGTACCGCCCGGTTCACCCAACCGGGGCTCCCGACGCGGAGCGAGGTCGCGTCGT